The segment gtattaaaacattttctttttcctgacCCACATGTCCTAGTAAAAGAATTCCCCAATTCCTGGTAAGAAGTATctatgaaattaatttaaatcttaataaaatgtatatataatgtaaaaaaatgtaattgtaaTGATTCTAAATAAATggtaagtaaaataaatatcttgACAAATCTTACAAATGCTTAAATGCAATTCTAATTTTTGTTGGGCATTGTTGgtaagctttttgtttttaatgtaaagtgtgaaattattttatcttttttttttagctgaacAAATAGAGGACAGAATCTGTGCCGCAATTATTGCATGTCATGAGCCTAAAGCAGCTTCAGCCaatcaaataaagaaatatatttcaaaGTACCACCCAGATTTTAAAGTGGATGAAAGACCTATTCTTTATAAGAAAGCATTGCAGCGGGCCCTTTCTAAAAACTTACTCACGTAAGTACTTGCTTGTGTTAAGCATTGACGTAAATCACTTCAATGGTCCTAGGCACTtgtatgtctaatatatgttcTAGCATGTTGTTATATATTGAACCACCTTCTTTTGTCATCtgttttaatatctttttttttttttgttttgttttcaaagacaACTTAGTGGACTTGGTGCCAGCGGATCATTTCAGCTTACAGCGCCTTTTGTGCCATCCCCTCTTGTTCTGGCTGGGGAAGATGATTCTCAAGGAGAAGCTGATGGCTATGAGTCTGATGAGCCTGTGTATATTCCTAAAGGTACTAAATCCAGAGGTTTGCCTAAAATTAAAACTGTGGAACTCAAGCAGTCAGCAAGCAAGGCAAAAGCCAAACCAAAGAAACCTGCTGCAACATCTTCAGGAAGGTCTAAGGGTAGAAAACCTGTTTATGCTGAGGAATCTGATGTCTCCGATGAAGAACCAGaggtgaaaaagaaaaaatccccTTCCAAAcccaaaccaaataaaaaagCAGCTGCAAAGGCCAAAGGAAAGAAAGCTCCTGCTTCGTCTGCATCCTCTGATGAAGAGGAGGAGGAGCCAGAGTACACCCCTAAGAAGTCACAGTCTCGGGGAGGTACTGCTCCCACTTCTAACATCAAAAATGGTCAGCAAAAGGGTAAGCAGCCAGCTCCAGCAAGCAAAGGAAATAAATCTGTTTCAAAATCTCCTGATGTTAAATCCAAAGTTGaggaaaaaaatactaaacCCGTCAGTAAGCTGAATGGAGAAACTCCATCAAAGAAAAAGTCAAACAAAAACACTTCCAGTAAAAGTTCCAGTAATACCAGAAAGTCATTGGATAAAAATGAGGTGAAAGATGAAATGGCATCAGACATTGAACAAAGTAAGAATCAAAAGTCctcaaataaacaaacagatgaACCTCCATCAAAGAGAAAAGCCAAATCCAACAGCTCTAACAAAAACTCTTCAAAAAAAGCTAAGGCAGATGTCAGCGAGGAAGAAGAGGACGCTATTGAAAGTAATGATGAGGAGCCTGAGTACACGCCAAGAAAGTCCAAGTCAAGAGGTGGCACAGCGTCAGAAAGCAAAAAGGGCACTGTGAAATCAAACTCTCGAGAAGTTCCTTCAGACTATGAGGTCAAGGAGCAGGAGAGCTCTGTCAAGGCCAAGTCTGGGGATGAAGTATCTAGTGGCAAAAAGAAAGGAAAGGGGGCACGAGGCAGAAAATAATTCAGACATTTGCAGTAGTTTCCCTTATTTTTAAGTTCTCTCTCCTTACTACAGTATGAATGATGGGATGAAGGATTTGCTGAGTTTCACACATCCTAATGACATTGAGGTGGCATTGTTTTATAGGTACATGATCTTAAATGTATAGCATCATGTATAtgcacaggcacacacacacataccaacATATATTTAGTAAGAATGATGTGTTCAGACAGATTAGTCATAAAACtagattgtttttattatggGACATAATATATGAATTTATATATGAATTTATGCTGACATGTGTTGTGTGACAACTTGCTATTGTTGGCTCATGGCAATCTTGGTAAGTTTGTAAACATTAATTTCTAAATTCCAtgttttaattattgtatttttttttccctataaaTCATAAATGGATGTTCCTAGACTGGCTGACAGTTTTGAGGGATGTTCAAAGACTTATTGAAATTCAGTATTGTTCACCGTTAttgatatttttcatttatcattATTGGACTGGTTTTAAAAACAGT is part of the Biomphalaria glabrata chromosome 2, xgBioGlab47.1, whole genome shotgun sequence genome and harbors:
- the LOC106065606 gene encoding heterochromatin protein 1-binding protein 3-like isoform X2; translated protein: MPAIKKKWIKASQDGGEVPDELDGEEAIGDEDKETAEGANTAETAVKIKKPKKRSAPTSPSLLRGLDGEVLLEKRKRFIPPAEQKLLDWLDTNLEARTEDTIHLPHLYAYFTDLCQADGSDILDLQQFSRMVKEKFGKTFGVKATSIYKSLIKERKINREKKKSGGIKMKEIVHEAINHFGNPWAGVRMFALKQYIGSKYPALQIDLKPKLLKRSLEMGVQYNQIELVKGIGMAGYYRLPGAKPPSPTKATEPKAAEGEEKEKETDESAEEGAKESATEDQAPKSTEENGEKHEESGEDSKKKKHKPKKIEKVTYSHIRHGNPEKIEDTFPLAITYQSAPKAASTVRIRKYIQEKYGEAVPDHKWRKAIESGVDKGYWEYLSGSGIGGKLHLLMDDFNPGSEQIEDRICAAIIACHEPKAASANQIKKYISKYHPDFKVDERPILYKKALQRALSKNLLTQLSGLGASGSFQLTAPFVPSPLVLAGEDDSQGEADGYESDEPVYIPKGTKSRGLPKIKTVELKQSASKAKAKPKKPAATSSGRSKGRKPVYAEESDVSDEEPEVKKKKSPSKPKPNKKAAAKAKGKKAPASSASSDEEEEEPEYTPKKSQSRGGTAPTSNIKNGQQKGKQPAPASKGNKSVSKSPDVKSKVEEKNTKPVSKLNGETPSKKKSNKNTSSKSSSNTRKSLDKNEVKDEMASDIEQSKNQKSSNKQTDEPPSKRKAKSNSSNKNSSKKAKADVSEEEEDAIESNDEEPEYTPRKSKSRGGTASESKKGTVKSNSREVPSDYEVKEQESSVKAKSGDEVSSGKKKGKGARGRK
- the LOC106065606 gene encoding heterochromatin protein 1-binding protein 3-like isoform X1, with the translated sequence MQDSGQKAMPAIKKKWIKASQDGGEVPDELDGEEAIGDEDKETAEGANTAETAVKIKKPKKRSAPTSPSLLRGLDGEVLLEKRKRFIPPAEQKLLDWLDTNLEARTEDTIHLPHLYAYFTDLCQADGSDILDLQQFSRMVKEKFGKTFGVKATSIYKSLIKERKINREKKKSGGIKMKEIVHEAINHFGNPWAGVRMFALKQYIGSKYPALQIDLKPKLLKRSLEMGVQYNQIELVKGIGMAGYYRLPGAKPPSPTKATEPKAAEGEEKEKETDESAEEGAKESATEDQAPKSTEENGEKHEESGEDSKKKKHKPKKIEKVTYSHIRHGNPEKIEDTFPLAITYQSAPKAASTVRIRKYIQEKYGEAVPDHKWRKAIESGVDKGYWEYLSGSGIGGKLHLLMDDFNPGSEQIEDRICAAIIACHEPKAASANQIKKYISKYHPDFKVDERPILYKKALQRALSKNLLTQLSGLGASGSFQLTAPFVPSPLVLAGEDDSQGEADGYESDEPVYIPKGTKSRGLPKIKTVELKQSASKAKAKPKKPAATSSGRSKGRKPVYAEESDVSDEEPEVKKKKSPSKPKPNKKAAAKAKGKKAPASSASSDEEEEEPEYTPKKSQSRGGTAPTSNIKNGQQKGKQPAPASKGNKSVSKSPDVKSKVEEKNTKPVSKLNGETPSKKKSNKNTSSKSSSNTRKSLDKNEVKDEMASDIEQSKNQKSSNKQTDEPPSKRKAKSNSSNKNSSKKAKADVSEEEEDAIESNDEEPEYTPRKSKSRGGTASESKKGTVKSNSREVPSDYEVKEQESSVKAKSGDEVSSGKKKGKGARGRK